AGGAGTTGTAGGCAAGAATGTCTGGAGGCCCCTAGCTGCTTACCCCATTTGAGGCCCTTCATGGTCTGCAGTCACAGTCGCCGtcttaggctgtatccacactggagaaataacccggtttggcactgctttaactgccctggctcaaggctatggaattctgggagctggagtattgTGGGCCCCCGAGTGGAatgccaactcccagaattccacagccttgagccagaaaagagttaaagcagtgccaaactggattatttctccagtgtggatacagccatatTTTGCAGGGGCTCCCCCCCTCAAAAATAAAACTAGCCCACTCCCAGTCCAACTTTGCTCCACTTTGTTCAGGATTTGAGGGAAACCATCTGGACTCAATGATCGGACACCCATCTTCACAAATGAAACCTTAACTCATTGACTCTTTTCAGGGAAGCCTCTGAAACTAGGCCTCATTGCTGGcaccaaaaaagaagagaagcacTAGAACAGGCCCAGAGTTTGCTTGCCCTCAGTCTCAGGTTGAACCCCGAGGCTGCTGGTCCACATCGAAGATCTGCCATGCCAGCCACATAGCAAGACTGAGgcatttcttccttctcctctggtGCCAGACGGGAAGCAAAAGTGCCAAGGGCAGGAGGGTCTTGTTAAGGAGTTGGGGATGCAAAAGTGTGGCATGGATTGACTCTTGTCAATAGGCTGActctccatagccttgagtcagggcAATGAAAGCGGTGCCAGGACTATTTCTCcagggtggatgcagcctgggagacCAGGCTccgaatcccaactcagccaggcccacaacaaactccaactcccagatgtccacagccttgagccagaaataataataataataataataataataataataataatacagtaataataataggatttatttatatgccactgggaatcactgggaatccgggcagcttacaacagaagaGATAACagacagttttatctttttttatattattatccaTTAATAGATAATAGAAaaagttaaagcggggccaaaccgggttatttctccagtgtggacgcagccccagagtcctagtccaatgctcaaactattgcACCACGCTGGCCCTCCTCCTCAGCAAGCTACCCTTGCCAGagttacatagcattgagccctggcagatAAAGCGGGGTCAAGCCGGGTTAATTCGGCCGTGCGGACGCAGCCTGAGGCGGGGGCTTTTGTGACCTTGAACCCAGGGTCAGAGGGGCGTGTCTTTTGGGAGGGCCTGGCGTAAGCAAAGGCGTCACAATCCTTTGCCTGAGGAAAACCCACAAAGGCCCCGAGGGAGCGCCTCAGAGGGAGCCCGGCCCCCGGGCCCTCTTGCCCTGCCCTCCCCCGCTGCTGGGCGAAGGCGTCCTGGCCTCCAAAGGACGCCccttaagaggaggaggaggaggaggagggggacggAGGCTACCACGCCCCGGAATGCCGCcggctcctccccctcctccagtccctccctctcctccctctttcagaAGGGACAAAACCCAAGCTTCCCAGTGCCGCGCTGCATGCCGGGAGAGGGCGTCTAGGCGCCAAACAACCGGGGCACCCCAGGCGCATGCGCTGGGTGACGTCGGCGCCAGTGGGCATGGCTGCGAACGGCGAAGAGGTAAGAGAAGGGCCAGGGCGAGGGAGGGGGCGGTTCTATGCAAATAAGATGGCGGccaggcagccaatgggagcccGAGAGGCCTGGGCAGGCCCGGATGGTGGGGGgagcggcggcgaggaggaggaggaggaggaggagggcttgcTCCCCGGCGAGGAGGCGGAGCCGACCTTAGCGCGCTCGCCCCGTGGCTTCCTTTCTCCTCGGCTCCTTCTGCTTCTTCCCCGAAGGCGGCGGCGAGCGGGAGAGGAGGCGCGAGAGGAGCGGCCCGGTTCGAGACGAAAGATGGCGGCTGAGCATGACCGGGGGCCGCGGAGAAGCGGCCGGCTGTGAGAGAGAAAGGCGAGGCGAGGCGCCGCCGGGAAGCCGCTGCTCCTGTTGCCGGTGGCGGCGAGGCCCAGGAGaaggaagcggaggaggaggaggaggaggcggaggaggaggaggccccagGCGGAGGAAAGGGGAGCCGCGGCCTGAGGGGGCTCCAGCCCAGCCGGAGGTGGGGGCGGGGAAGAGGCCTCAGGGCAAccgggaggggaagggaagggggtcGGGAAGCCAGGGTCAAGCCCTCTTTCTTTCCGGGGCGAGGCCAGGCCATGTGCGGCTGGAGGGCAGGCCCAGCCCAGCCAGAGGGCAAGGGGCCAGCTTAGGGGCtttggggggagagggaaaggggcagggcTCCTCTTGGAGAGGGAGGTCAGCGGAGGGCGAGGAGGGACGGGGCCTTGGCTTGGCTccttgaagcagcagcagcagcggcagcgggtGCCTGAGccgccccttcttctcctccttccctcgctTGCCTCCTCAGGCCGTGGGCTGCTGGGCTCCCCGCACCATGTTCTCGGTCCTCTCCTATGGCAGACTGGTGGCCCGCGCCGTCCTGGGGGGCCTCTCTCAGACCGACTCCCGCGACTACAGCCTGGTGACGGCCAGCTGTGGCTTCGGCAAGGACTTCCGCAAGGGCATCCTCAAGAAGGGCATGTGCTACGGCGACGATGCCTGCTTCGTGGCCCGACACCGCTCCGCCGACGTCCTGGGTGAGTGGGCCGGGActtctccccttttccccttgCTTGGAGTCTCTTGCCTCGGAGCTTAGTAGGCGACAGATACTGCCAactatggttgcatccacactggagaaatNNNNNNNNNNNNNNNNNNNNNNNNNNNNNNNNNNNNNNNNNNNNNNNNNNNNNNNNNNNNNNNNNNNNNNNNNNNNNNNNNNNNNNNNNNNNNNNNNNNNTCCACTAGCGTCCCTTTATCTCTCCTGGTGGAACCAAATTCTATCACTTTATGCAAATATTGCCAGCTGCCATTGGCTCTTCCTTATGATGGTCCAGCATGGTATCAATGGCCAACATCATGGACAGCAACGGACTTTGGAAAGAACAAGACTTAAAATGTCCAGCACCCTCCAAAGGTTGTTAAACCTTTTGCACAGGTTCAAATTCTGGAGCTTCTCTTTGGCAAGAGGGGCTCACCCTGTGCATGCTGGACAACTCCACTTTAAATTAAACCTTCAGCTACTGGTGGTCCTCACCTAAAGTGCTTTGAAGGTTGGATGATCAAGCACCTCTGAGCCCTTTCAAAGTGCTTTCCTCCGATCTTGGAGAAACTACCCAATTTGTCAGGAGCAATTGGCTAGGTTTTGACGTTCAGGAGACCAGGCTTGAAAAGCAGTAGACGCATCTCATTTTAGAACGGGAAAGGATTTGAGTCCATGGTTTGGGGATCACTACAAGGGCTGATTCACACAACCTCCCAAGCATGGATCAATAGGGTTGGACTAGCAGACAGGAGGTGATTCAATGAAAATGTTCACCAGAAGCAGAAAATCTTTAAGTGGCTCTGTGTAGAAATGTGTAAATCTGCATGGGCTGAACACATTCGTCTGGTCAATCATTGTCTGCCAGTTCAAACAAATGGCTAACAGGTCAGAAAAGCTGAGCACACAGATGCAAACAGCTCCAGAAGCAGTTGGGATAAGGGCTGAAAAACACACAGtagggatatcatcatcatcatcatcatcatcatcaccacatgATGGGCATCTATTCTTTACCATGGCTGTGGCGcatagctagctagctagtttGCTCTGTGGGTATATGCAAATGTGTCTAGACATGAAAAGTCTAGCAGGCCTCTTTCTCTTTGCTTGAATCTCTTGTGGTCCCTTGATTCCTTCTCCAGAGGAAAGCAGTACAAGGTAGAGACAGCCTAACCTAGGCTGCACCTATTGgagcagtttgataccgctttagctgccacagctcatggaattctgggatctgtagttgggTGAGCTACTCAGCCCTCTTTGTCAGCATGCTCTGgggccacatcaaactacaaagcaCAGCATTGGGCTGTGGCTGTTCAAGCAGTGTcgaactgtgttaattctgcggTGTGGCAGCAACCCTAGTTCTGCAGTTGGTACTTGGCGATGTCAGCCTCCCTACTAATAAGAGTGTTTTGTTCTCTTGAGAACAGCCCTAGTGAGATACATCTCTGCTCCAGAAACAGCCACCTTCTCATCTGGGACATCTAGTGGGCctgcaacattattattattctattaatttatatcccacttttcccccaaatGTGGGACCCAAAGCAGAAGCTGCCCCTGCTTTCAACTACAGAGACCTCTCTTTGCTTCTACTTCTGTTCCACTATCCACTTACCATTGCTAATTAATAAAGCTGTTTTCTGTATCTTCAGTGATTGATacttgtaatttgtaattttgtattttgtaattttatgtCTGTTGTaaacccacctcgatccgcagggagaggcgggaaatatataTAAACcatactattgttgttgttattattattattaacctttatttatgaagcgctgtaaatttacacagcactgttcatacaatctttttaattagacggttccctgccctcaggcttacaatctaaaaagccatgacacaaaaggagatgggagtggtggagggaaagggtaagaggtccagcagttcctctctacctccgaggcctggaccaaggcagatggactggagggagggcttggtttcataatggatggttaatcttcttccagggaaaatacatactctcaagtaggataatacatatacagtacatagcaatacaggaaatggttcgataaacaggcatcaaaagaacatcaaatagtaagcgacaattatgcaatgcctgggaaggcttctctgaacaggatggttttcaactccgtggttaaagaagtgatggctcttgcttgtgggggaagaaggttccaggagtggggggcagcaagtgaaaaggggcgaatcctagatggggcagaggaaatcctgggctgggacagcagaccttgactaccagaatggagggccctagtgagAAGGTGAgctgaggagaaataaggtctgataagtaaggaggggccagtccatggagggctttaaatgtcaacagcaggagcttatactgaatgcggaaagggagggggagccagtgaagggatgccaacacaggagagatgtggtcagagcggtgggcggatgtgataatgcatgcagctgagtgctagacagatattaaaggacggaggtgagcaagaggaagcccagccaggaggacgttacagtaatcaagtggtgagaccactagggcatggaccaggatcttggcagtagaggcggagagatatggtcggattttggcaatattgtataaaaaaagtctgcaagccttggctgtggtctggatctgaaggatacacgacagagaagaatcaaagataaaaccaagactgtgggcttgctggattggttgaatagaaatgttgtccacagagacagaaaaggagtgttgaagggtggacttaggaggaaagacaagaagctccgtcttggacatgttgagcttcaaacgca
This genomic interval from Sceloporus undulatus isolate JIND9_A2432 ecotype Alabama chromosome 10, SceUnd_v1.1, whole genome shotgun sequence contains the following:
- the LOC121916593 gene encoding zinc finger protein 503-like is translated as MPPAPPPPPVPPSPPSFRRDKTQASQCRAACRERASRRQTTGAPQAHALGDVGASGHGCERRRGGGERERRRERSGPVRDERWRLSMTGGRGEAAGCERERRGEAPPGSRCSCCRWRRGPGEGSGGGGGGGGGGGGPRRRKGEPRPEGAPAQPEAVGCWAPRTMFSVLSYGRLVARAVLGGLSQTDSRDYSLVTASCGFGKDFRKGILKKGMCYGDDACFVARHRSADVLGEWAGTSPLFPLLGVSCLGA